One window of Athalia rosae chromosome 2, iyAthRosa1.1, whole genome shotgun sequence genomic DNA carries:
- the LOC105689360 gene encoding importin-7, translating into MDPRKLTDLLRATIDPAQQKQAEEQLAQIHKIIGFAPSLLQVVMTAEVDMPVRQAGVIYLKNLITTNWAEREVEVGVPVPFSIHEQDRAMIRDAIVDAVVHAPDLIRVQLAVCISNIVKHDFPGRWTQIVDKITIYLQNPDAACWPGVLLALYQLVKIFEYKKAEDRGPLNEAMNLLFPMIYQLILRLLPDPSEQSVLLQKQILKIYFALTQYSLPLDLISKEVFSQWMDVVRQVADRPVPLEDEHLELFDDERAELPWWKCKKWALHILHRMFERYGSPGNVTKEYQEFSEWYLQTFSGGILEVLLKILDQYRRKVWVSPRVLQQSINYINQGVSHAYSWKFLKPHMFEIIHDVLFPILSHSAADEDLWKNDPYEYIRVKFDIFEDFVSPVTAAQTLLHSACKKRKNMLPKTMQFIMEVLTSPNADPRQKNGALHMVGALADVLLKKKIFKEEMDKMLLQYVFPEFSSPHGHMRARACWVLHYFSEIKFKQEAILVEAIRLTTHALLHDQDLPVKMEAAIALQMLLSAQDKAQKYVEPMIKQITLELLTIIRETENDDLTSVMQKIVYTYTEQLMPIAVEICQHLATTFSQVLETDEGSDEKAITAMGLLNTIETLLTVMENQPTIMAQVEPTVLQVVAHIFGQSVMEFYEEALSLVYDLTGKTISEDMWKVLELMYQLFQKDGFDYFTDMMPALHNYITVDTPAFLSNENHILAMFNMCKAVLTGDAGEDPECHAAKLLEVIILQCKGHIDQCIPSLVQLVLERLTREVKTSELRTMCLQVVIAALYYNPALCIDVMDRLQSSLGQSAEPIASHFIKQWIHDTDCFLGLHDRKLCVLGLCTLISMGPARPPAVNECAQQIIPSLILLFDGLKRAYAAKAAEGDDEDNDDEESDIEEEVLSSDEDEIDDSGQQYLENLQDKVSRASGQHGFNVSATIQDGHGDHRSDDDEDDDSDFEANEETALESYTTPLDSDDTNQDEYVFFKEIMQNIEAADQPWYLALTCQLTSEQQKALQEIIVLADQRKAALESKRIEQSGGYAFHQQTVPTSFNFGGTPLSR; encoded by the exons ATGGATCCACGGAAACTGACAGATTTGCTGCGCGCAACGATTGACCCAGCCCAGCAAAAGCAAGCTGAAGAACAACTTGCCCAG ATCCACAAAATCATTGGATTTGCTCCAAGTCTTCTTCAAGTGGTTATGACAGCTGAGGTTGATATGCCCGTTAGACAGGCtg gtgtaatatatttgaaaaatttaattacaacAAATTGGGCGGAACGAGAAGTTGAAGTTGGGGTACCTGTACCATTCAGTATACATGAACAAGATCGTGCAATGATTAGAGATGCGATTGTAGATGCTGTAGTCCATGCACCAGACCTTATAAG agTTCAGCTAGCTGTATGTATAAGCAACATTGTGAAACATGATTTCCCTGGGCGATGGACACAAATAGTAGATAAAATCACCATATACCTTCAAAATCCAGATGCTGCGTGTTGGCCTGGCGTACTCCTTGCACTTTACCaacttgtgaaaatttttga ATATAAGAAGGCAGAAGATAGAGGTCCACTTAATGAGGCAATGAACCTTTTATTCCCAATGATTTACCAACTGATATTACGTCTTTTACCTGATCCCTCTGAGCAATCAGTACTTTTACAAAAACAAATactcaaaatatattttgcgcTTACGCAG TATTCGTTACCATTGGACCTTATTTCTAAAGAAGTATTTTCTCAATGGATGGACGTTGTTCGACAAGTGGCTGATAGGCCTGTTCCTCTAGAAGATGAGCATCTTGAATTATTTGACGACGAGCGTGCTGAGTTACCCTGGTGGAAATGTAAAAAGTGGGCGCTGCATATACTTCACAGGATGTTTGAAAG GTACGGCAGCCCAGGGAATGTAACCAAAGAATACCAGGAGTTCTCGGAATGGTACTTGCAGACTTTCAGTGGAGGAATCTTGGAGGTTTTGCTCAAAATTTTAGATCAATATCGAAGGAAGGTTTGGGTTTCACCCCGAGTTTTGCAACAGTCTATCAATTATATAAATCAAGG aGTGAGTCATGCATATTcatggaaatttttgaagccgCACATGTTTGAAATAATCCACGATGTCCTGTTTCCAATTCTGTCACATTCTGCGGCTGACGAAGACCTTTGGAAAAACGATCCTTACGAATATATTAGAGTTAAATTTG ATATATTTGAAGATTTCGTCTCACCGGTTACTGCTGCACAAACGTTATTACACTCAGCatgtaaaaaaaggaaaaacatgTTGCCAAAGACTATGCAATTCATAATGGAGGTATTGACAAGCCCTAACGCAGACCCTAGACAAAAAAATGGAGCGCTTCACATG GTTGGAGCTTTGGCTGAtgttctgttgaaaaaaaaaatattcaaagaagAAATGGACAAAATGTTACTGCAGTATGTATTTCCAGAATTCTCGAGTCCCCATGGCCACATGAGAGCGAGG GCTTGCTGGGTTTTGCACTATTTTTCCGAGATCAAATTTAAACAGGAGGCAATTTTGGTGGAAGCCATCAGGTTGACCACACACGCGCTTTTGCACGATCAAGACTTGCCCGTCAAAATGGAGGCTGCCATCGCGTTGCAGATGCTACTTTCGGCCCAAGACAAAGCACAGAAATATGTTGAACCTATGATTAAGCAGATAACTTTGGAACTCCTAACGATTATCAGGGAAACTGAAAATGACGACCTCACAAGCGTCATGCAAAAGATAGTTTACACTTACACAGAACAGCTAATGCCAATCGCTGTAGAGATTTGTCAACATTTG GCCACCACATTCAGTCAGGTACTTGAAACCGACGAAGGTAGCGACGAAAAAGCTATAACGGCGATGGGTCTTCTAAACACAATAGAAACACTACTAACGGTTATGGAGAATCAACCCACCATAATGGCACAGGTCGAGCCAACTGTACTTCAAGTAGTTGCTCATATTTTCGGACAAAGTGTTATGG AATTTTACGAAGAAGCCTTGTCGTTGGTGTATGACTTGACTGGAAAGACAATCTCCGAAGATATGTGGAAAGTTCTGGAACTAATGTATCAGCTATTCCAGAAAGACGGCTTCGATTATTTCACAGATATGATGCCAGCTCTTCACAATTACATCACTGTCGACACGCCGGCCTTCCTTTCTAACGAAAATCACATCCTAGCTATGTTCAACATGTGCAAAGCC GTCCTCACTGGAGATGCAGGTGAAGATCCTGAATGCCATGCTGCAAAATTGTTAGAAGTCATTATTCTACAGTGCAAAGGTCATATCGACCAG tgCATACCTTCACTAGTACAGTTGGTTTTGGAACGTTTAACAAGAGAAGTAAAAACTTCGGAGTTGCGCACAATGTGTCTTCAGGTAGTAATAGCTGCGCTTTATTATAACCCAGCACTATGCATTGATGTGATGGATAGGCTTCAAAGTAGCCTAGGACAGTCTGCAGAGCCAATAGCGTCGCATTTTATCAAGCAATGGATACATGATACAGATTGTTTCCTTGG ACTCCATGACCGCAAGCTTTGTGTCCTCGGATTGTGCACTCTAATTAGTATGGGTCCTGCAAGACCTCCCGCGGTCAATGAGTGTGCCCAGCAAATTATTCCCTCGTTGATACTTTTATTCGATGGACTGAAAAGAGCCTATGCCGCCAAAGCTGCCGAGGGTGATGACGAAGATAACGACGATGAAGAAAGTGATATAGAAGAAG aGGTGTTATCATCTGACGAGGATGAAATTGATGACAGTGGTCAGCAAtaccttgaaaatttacaagacAAAGTTAGTCGAGCCTCCGGTCAACATGGATTTAATGTTTCTGCCACGATACAAGATGGACATGGGGATCACAGATCTGATGATGACGAAGATGACGATTCTGACTTTGAGGCAAACGAGGAAACAGCTTTAGAAAGTTATACCACTCCTCTAGATTCTGACGACACAAATCAAGACGAATAtgttttcttcaaagaaattatGCAGA ATATTGAAGCAGCGGATCAACCCTGGTATCTAGCGTTGACCTGTCAGTTGACATCTGAACAACAAAAAGCACTTCAAGAAATAATAGTTCTTGCTGATCAGCGAAAGGCAGCACTTGAAAGCAAACGAATTGAACAAAGCGGTG GTTATGCATTCCATCAG